In the genome of Sorangium aterium, one region contains:
- the glnE gene encoding bifunctional [glutamate--ammonia ligase]-adenylyl-L-tyrosine phosphorylase/[glutamate--ammonia-ligase] adenylyltransferase, with translation MQQVSRLLEIASAIDEQRVKDRAERLSSRLRPGTMPFAIAALLTAAYPAIGAIIEANPDIVERLAAEGHQTARDRATYLARIRSRVGDVSDTDRVRRELRRVAREERIRVALRELLPPSAGGADIDVTARELTALAEATIEVALAEAVSAVTARFGEPRTATGARSKFVVLGMGKLGGDELNAGSDVDLIYLYDTDDGHVGPPGDRAVSVTLHDFWARVARRLTSTLEEVTEDGFVWRVDLRLRPEGRSGPLVNSLAAAERYYESFGRLWERAALLRAREIAGDLDFGAEALGVLGPFVWRRQVDPQLAVDMIELVERARAELPHDASRDLKLGPGGIREAEFFVQALQLIWGGREPRARAQGMLDGLRRLRALGYVTDREGRELVEGYLALRRAEHAVQSATGVQTHLLPDSEAEIARLARTLRFEDAAAFLADTAQRRGRIKARLLSLLPKGSSRPSRWIDAMAALDHGDRDAFAEALAKHAVLVLGGEPAAGAAPEPAAPPEPHASLTARFRDVADDLFELSRHPDGLLGARSREASSSLAETLLAAVVDAADPEQAARFLRLCFSRIRHSSVYARMLGDDPRALRRLVEALGSSAFIGDAMVRYPELVDAVLFARGAPSAELIRHTIEASLSEASPDEDPEEALIGALRRAKARVTIEVGLADLSGEVGTREATLALSDLADASLEAATRFALGTPAGEPVRGLAVIAMGKLGGREIGYGSDLDVFFLFDPACAPPGEHGAASDPGTYYARRARQIIRLISMSHAAGPGYELDTRLRPSGSQGLLVTSVDSFARYHGIRRADAASPAPAEPESSPGARHMRAAIWERLALIRARASAGDPELGAEAIAIAHEAAYLQADDFDRIAEEIHRLRLRMELELSHERRGRRDFKLGRGGLADIEFAVQLLQIRHGADPRVRSTETLAAIEALAAAGHLSAQHAETFRDGHAFLRKLEQRIRIVHADASQLLEEDAPGVPTLARRTGIRGRTAAEAARELLARYGAITERVRRAYEAIVAGGAASLGEAREANTASAGGPGEPKEPGEPGEDER, from the coding sequence ATGCAACAGGTCTCGAGGCTCCTGGAGATCGCCAGCGCGATCGATGAGCAACGCGTGAAGGACCGCGCGGAGCGGCTGTCGTCTCGGCTTCGTCCCGGGACGATGCCGTTCGCCATCGCGGCGCTCCTGACGGCCGCCTACCCCGCGATCGGCGCGATCATCGAGGCAAATCCGGACATCGTGGAGCGGCTCGCGGCGGAGGGCCACCAGACGGCGCGCGATCGCGCCACGTACCTGGCGCGGATCCGGAGCCGCGTCGGCGACGTCTCGGACACGGACCGCGTCCGGCGGGAGCTCCGGCGCGTGGCGCGCGAGGAGCGGATCCGCGTCGCGCTGCGCGAGCTGCTCCCGCCGTCGGCGGGCGGCGCGGACATCGACGTCACCGCGCGCGAGCTCACCGCCCTCGCCGAGGCCACGATCGAGGTCGCGCTCGCCGAGGCCGTCTCCGCCGTGACCGCGCGGTTCGGAGAGCCGCGCACCGCGACGGGCGCGCGCTCGAAGTTCGTCGTGCTCGGGATGGGGAAGCTCGGCGGCGACGAGCTCAACGCGGGCTCCGACGTGGATCTGATCTACCTCTATGACACGGACGACGGGCACGTGGGCCCGCCCGGCGACCGCGCCGTCTCGGTCACCCTGCACGACTTCTGGGCCCGCGTCGCGCGCCGCCTCACGTCGACGCTCGAGGAGGTCACGGAGGACGGCTTCGTCTGGCGCGTGGATCTCCGGCTCCGCCCCGAGGGCCGCAGCGGTCCGCTCGTCAACTCGCTGGCCGCCGCCGAGCGCTACTACGAGTCGTTCGGCCGCCTTTGGGAGCGCGCCGCGCTGCTCCGCGCCCGCGAGATCGCCGGCGATCTCGATTTCGGCGCCGAGGCGCTCGGGGTGCTCGGCCCGTTCGTGTGGCGGCGCCAGGTCGATCCGCAGCTCGCCGTCGACATGATCGAGCTCGTCGAGCGCGCTCGCGCGGAGCTCCCGCACGACGCGTCGCGCGACCTGAAGCTCGGCCCGGGCGGGATCCGCGAGGCGGAGTTCTTCGTGCAAGCCCTGCAGCTCATCTGGGGCGGGCGCGAGCCCCGCGCGCGCGCGCAGGGCATGCTCGACGGCCTGCGGCGCCTGCGCGCCCTCGGGTACGTGACCGACCGGGAGGGGCGGGAGCTCGTGGAGGGCTACCTCGCGCTCCGGCGCGCGGAGCACGCCGTGCAGTCCGCGACCGGCGTGCAGACGCACCTCCTCCCCGACAGCGAGGCGGAGATCGCGCGCCTCGCGCGGACGCTGCGCTTCGAGGACGCCGCGGCGTTCCTGGCCGACACCGCGCAGCGCCGGGGGCGCATCAAGGCCCGGCTCCTGTCGCTCCTGCCGAAGGGGAGCTCCCGGCCGTCGCGGTGGATCGACGCGATGGCCGCGCTCGACCACGGCGATCGCGACGCGTTCGCCGAGGCGCTGGCGAAGCACGCCGTGCTCGTCCTCGGCGGCGAGCCGGCGGCCGGCGCCGCGCCCGAGCCCGCCGCGCCGCCGGAGCCGCACGCGTCCCTGACGGCGCGCTTCCGCGACGTCGCCGACGATCTCTTCGAGCTCTCGCGTCACCCGGACGGCCTGCTCGGCGCGCGCAGCCGCGAGGCGTCCTCGTCCCTCGCGGAGACGCTGCTCGCCGCGGTCGTCGACGCCGCCGATCCGGAGCAGGCCGCGCGCTTCCTCCGGCTGTGCTTCTCCCGCATCAGGCACTCCTCCGTCTACGCGCGCATGCTCGGCGACGATCCTCGCGCGCTCCGCAGGCTCGTCGAGGCGCTCGGGTCGAGCGCGTTCATCGGCGACGCCATGGTGAGGTACCCCGAGCTCGTCGACGCCGTCCTGTTCGCGCGCGGCGCGCCGAGCGCCGAGCTGATCCGACACACGATCGAGGCCAGCCTCAGCGAGGCGTCGCCGGACGAGGATCCGGAGGAGGCGCTCATCGGGGCGCTCCGGCGCGCCAAGGCGCGCGTCACCATCGAGGTCGGCCTCGCCGACCTGAGCGGCGAGGTCGGCACGCGCGAGGCGACGCTGGCGCTCTCGGATCTGGCCGACGCGTCGCTCGAGGCCGCGACGCGCTTCGCGCTGGGGACGCCGGCGGGCGAGCCCGTGAGGGGGCTCGCCGTGATCGCGATGGGCAAGCTCGGCGGCCGCGAGATCGGCTACGGCTCGGATCTGGACGTCTTCTTCCTGTTCGACCCGGCGTGCGCGCCGCCCGGCGAGCACGGGGCCGCGTCGGACCCCGGCACGTACTACGCGCGGCGCGCGCGGCAGATCATCCGGCTCATCTCCATGTCGCACGCGGCGGGCCCCGGCTACGAGCTCGACACGCGCCTGCGCCCGTCCGGCAGCCAGGGGCTGCTCGTCACGTCCGTCGACTCGTTCGCTCGCTACCACGGCATCCGCCGCGCCGACGCGGCTTCCCCGGCGCCCGCGGAGCCGGAGTCGTCGCCCGGCGCGCGGCACATGCGCGCGGCGATCTGGGAGCGGCTCGCGCTGATCCGGGCGCGCGCGTCGGCCGGCGATCCCGAGCTCGGGGCGGAGGCGATCGCCATCGCGCACGAGGCCGCGTACCTCCAGGCGGACGACTTCGATCGGATCGCCGAGGAGATCCACAGGCTCCGGCTGCGCATGGAGCTCGAGCTCTCGCACGAGCGCCGCGGCCGCCGCGACTTCAAGCTCGGGCGGGGCGGCCTCGCGGACATCGAGTTCGCGGTGCAGCTCCTTCAGATCCGGCACGGCGCCGATCCGCGCGTCAGGTCCACCGAGACGCTCGCGGCGATCGAAGCGCTCGCCGCGGCCGGACACCTCTCGGCCCAGCACGCCGAGACGTTCCGGGACGGCCACGCGTTCCTGCGCAAGCTGGAGCAGCGGATCCGCATCGTGCACGCCGACGCCTCGCAGCTCCTCGAGGAGGACGCGCCCGGGGTCCCGACCCTCGCGCGTCGGACGGGCATCCGGGGCCGCACCGCGGCCGAGGCCGCGCGCGAGCTGCTCGCGCGCTACGGCGCGATCACCGAGCGCGTACGCCGGGCGTACGAGGCGATCGTCGCGGGCGGCGCGGCGTCTCTCGGCGAGGCGCGAGAGGCGAACACGGCGAGCGCGGGGGGACCGGGGGAACCGAAGGAACCGGGGGAACCGGGCGAAGACGAGCGCTGA